One window of Neptuniibacter halophilus genomic DNA carries:
- the paaX gene encoding phenylacetic acid degradation operon negative regulatory protein PaaX, producing the protein MPAFPALETLVENFRNRRPIRAGSLIITVYGDAIAPRGGTVWLGSLINLLEPLGLNQRLVRTSVFRLAKENWLVAEQVGRRSYYSLTGPGIRRFQKAFERVYAEHNPEWDGRWLMAILSQLEQDERQKLRQELEWHGFGTLAPTVLLHPQMQKTELQSVLQEFNYQNDVIILEDMGEGSQATRALRLQTRESWNLPKLAQNYQSFLDKFRPIWNHIKEKGTPTPEQCFQIRTLLIHEYRRIILRDPELPDELLPGDWAGSAARQLCSNIYQRVWQGAEAHMDDVLETAEGPLPPPNSKFYNRYGGLN; encoded by the coding sequence ATGCCCGCTTTCCCCGCCCTTGAAACACTGGTAGAAAATTTTCGTAACCGGCGCCCGATTCGCGCGGGTTCGCTGATCATTACGGTCTACGGTGATGCGATTGCGCCCCGTGGCGGCACCGTCTGGCTGGGCAGCCTGATCAATCTGCTGGAACCACTGGGCCTGAATCAGCGTCTGGTACGCACCTCGGTTTTCCGGCTCGCCAAGGAAAACTGGCTGGTTGCAGAGCAAGTCGGCCGGCGTAGCTATTACAGCCTCACCGGCCCCGGCATCCGACGCTTCCAGAAAGCCTTTGAACGGGTTTACGCCGAACACAATCCGGAATGGGATGGCCGCTGGCTGATGGCGATCCTCAGTCAACTGGAACAGGATGAACGCCAGAAACTGCGTCAGGAGCTGGAATGGCATGGCTTCGGTACGCTGGCACCCACGGTATTGCTGCACCCGCAGATGCAGAAAACCGAACTGCAATCGGTCTTGCAGGAGTTCAACTACCAGAACGATGTGATTATTCTGGAAGATATGGGTGAAGGCTCTCAGGCCACCCGCGCCCTGCGCCTGCAGACCCGCGAATCATGGAACCTGCCAAAGCTGGCTCAGAACTACCAGAGCTTCCTCGACAAGTTCCGCCCCATCTGGAACCACATCAAAGAGAAAGGCACCCCCACACCGGAGCAGTGTTTCCAGATCCGCACCCTGCTGATTCACGAATACCGCCGTATTATTCTGCGTGACCCGGAGTTACCGGATGAACTGCTCCCCGGCGACTGGGCCGGCAGCGCAGCCCGGCAATTGTGCAGCAACATCTACCAGCGCGTCTGGCAAGGGGCCGAAGCCCATATGGATGATGTACTGGAAACCGCTGAAGGGCCGCTGCCACCACCGAACAGCAAATTCTATAACCGCTACGGCGGCCTTAACTGA
- the paaY gene encoding phenylacetic acid degradation protein PaaY produces the protein MQVYSIDGITPVVDPTAYVHPSAILIGDVIIGPGCYVGPAASLRGDFGRLILEEGANVQDTCVLHGFPGTDTVVEKDGHIGHGAVLHGCRIGRNALVGMNAVVMDGAEIGAESIVAACAFVKAAFKCDPRSMVVGSPAKVIREVSDKEVAWKSAGTATYQDLTRRCQSTMQQVEPLTEVEPDRPRMDVGQVKPKYQS, from the coding sequence ATGCAGGTATACAGTATTGATGGCATCACCCCGGTGGTCGATCCGACCGCCTATGTGCATCCCAGCGCCATTCTGATTGGTGATGTGATTATCGGCCCCGGTTGTTATGTGGGCCCGGCCGCTTCTTTACGTGGTGATTTTGGTCGCCTGATTCTGGAAGAGGGGGCTAATGTGCAGGATACCTGCGTGCTGCATGGTTTTCCGGGCACCGATACGGTAGTCGAGAAGGATGGTCATATTGGTCATGGCGCGGTGCTCCATGGTTGCCGGATCGGCCGTAACGCACTCGTGGGTATGAATGCGGTGGTGATGGACGGCGCTGAGATAGGTGCGGAGTCGATTGTGGCGGCCTGTGCTTTTGTAAAAGCGGCTTTTAAGTGTGACCCCCGCAGTATGGTGGTGGGCTCGCCGGCGAAAGTGATTCGGGAAGTCAGCGACAAAGAAGTGGCCTGGAAGAGTGCCGGAACCGCGACCTATCAGGATCTCACCCGCCGTTGCCAGAGCACGATGCAACAGGTTGAACCGCTGACAGAGGTGGAGCCGGATCGCCCGCGGATGGATGTAGGTCAGGTGAAACCGAAGTATCAGTCTTAA
- the paaN gene encoding phenylacetic acid degradation protein PaaN, which translates to MVVVDQLWQKHQPLLQQACAALQARGHWTPYPEIPSGKLYGASAREEGEAAYQALPGSHFSLLGPAPQGVDGVEVSPYTGSLGISYDLYAAEDLVDVAKQGMPAWRDAGPQQRAAVCLEILERLNKRSFEIGHATMHTTGQGFAMAFQAGGPHAQDRGLEAVAAAWQAMSVVPATSHWHKPQGKHDPLVMDKRYHIVPRGVALVVACSTFPTWNTYPGVFASLVTGNPVIIKPHAQAVLPVAITVQVCQQVLAEAGFDPRLVTMAAEGAEVGIAQTLATHPDVKLIDYTGGNAFGDWLSEHATQARLYKEQAGVNTVLIDSVASMKRTAQNLAFSVSLYSGQMCTTPQAILIPRSGVSTDEGTLSYEQVCEYLCNTVRKFLSDPERAAGVLGAIPNPATIQRLQQASALGKVLLASEAHGIPGYEGALYRTPLILSVEGHDPVWQQEQFGPVSFLVAVEDSQEGLALIAETVASKGAITLGVYSTDEALLDQAEAVAVEQGVALSCNLDGAVFVNQAAAFSDFHATGNNPAANASLTDPAFVAGRFAVVQSRRHVAAREE; encoded by the coding sequence ATGGTAGTCGTGGATCAGCTCTGGCAGAAACATCAGCCCCTTCTTCAACAGGCTTGTGCCGCTCTTCAGGCGCGCGGGCACTGGACGCCTTATCCGGAAATCCCCAGTGGCAAGCTTTATGGTGCCAGTGCCAGAGAGGAGGGCGAAGCGGCCTATCAGGCGCTACCCGGCAGCCATTTCTCGCTGCTGGGGCCTGCGCCGCAGGGGGTAGATGGCGTTGAGGTATCACCCTACACAGGGTCGCTGGGTATCAGTTATGACCTGTATGCCGCTGAAGATCTGGTGGATGTAGCGAAGCAGGGGATGCCTGCCTGGCGTGATGCCGGTCCGCAGCAGCGGGCCGCCGTTTGTCTTGAAATTCTGGAGCGTCTGAATAAGCGCAGTTTCGAGATAGGCCATGCGACGATGCATACCACCGGGCAGGGTTTTGCCATGGCGTTTCAGGCGGGTGGCCCCCACGCACAGGATCGGGGGCTGGAAGCGGTCGCGGCGGCCTGGCAGGCCATGTCTGTGGTTCCTGCGACTTCGCACTGGCACAAACCTCAGGGTAAGCATGACCCGCTGGTCATGGATAAGCGCTACCATATTGTGCCGCGCGGTGTCGCGCTGGTGGTGGCCTGTTCGACCTTCCCTACCTGGAACACATATCCGGGCGTCTTTGCCAGTCTGGTGACCGGCAATCCTGTGATTATCAAACCTCATGCTCAGGCGGTACTGCCGGTGGCGATTACCGTTCAGGTCTGTCAGCAGGTGCTTGCCGAGGCGGGATTTGATCCGCGTCTGGTGACGATGGCGGCTGAGGGCGCTGAAGTGGGGATCGCGCAGACTCTGGCGACTCACCCGGATGTTAAGCTGATCGATTACACCGGCGGAAATGCGTTTGGTGACTGGCTCAGCGAACACGCAACACAGGCGCGTCTGTATAAAGAGCAGGCCGGGGTGAATACGGTGCTGATCGACAGTGTTGCCAGTATGAAGCGCACGGCGCAGAATCTGGCATTTTCTGTCAGCCTTTATTCCGGCCAGATGTGTACCACGCCGCAGGCAATACTGATTCCGCGATCCGGTGTGTCGACTGATGAGGGTACCCTCAGCTATGAACAGGTTTGTGAATACCTCTGTAACACGGTGCGTAAATTCCTTTCCGATCCGGAACGTGCGGCGGGGGTACTGGGGGCGATCCCTAACCCGGCGACTATACAGCGTCTGCAGCAGGCCAGCGCTCTGGGTAAGGTGCTGTTGGCATCTGAGGCTCACGGGATTCCCGGTTATGAGGGCGCGCTGTATCGCACGCCACTGATACTGTCGGTGGAGGGGCATGATCCGGTCTGGCAGCAGGAGCAGTTCGGGCCTGTTTCCTTCCTGGTTGCGGTTGAGGACAGTCAGGAGGGGCTGGCGCTGATTGCCGAAACGGTGGCGAGTAAAGGGGCCATCACGCTCGGTGTGTATTCAACCGATGAGGCGCTGCTTGATCAGGCGGAAGCCGTGGCGGTTGAGCAGGGTGTGGCGCTTTCGTGTAATCTCGATGGCGCTGTGTTTGTGAATCAGGCGGCGGCCTTCAGTGATTTTCATGCCACCGGCAATAACCCGGCAGCCAACGCCTCCCTGACCGATCCGGCCTTTGTCGCCGGACGTTTTGCTGTTGTACAGAGCCGTCGCCATGTGGCTGCCAGAGAAGAATAA
- the paaF gene encoding 2,3-dehydroadipyl-CoA hydratase PaaF: MSTLTTLKVSEPANGVLTITLHRPEALNALNTKLLEELADLLQETQANPEVGAVVITGSGKAFAAGADVREMATLDAVGVLRDPRVDHWKRITAFKKPLIAAVNGFCLGGGCELAMHADIIIAGEEAKFGQPEIKLGIMPGAGGTQRLLRAVGKSMAMQMVLTGEPISAQQAMGFGLISEITIPEATVERAQKVARQIARHAPIAVEMAKDSVLKAFDTDLASGLLYERKAFTLLAATEDRNEGINAFIEKRKPAFKGC, encoded by the coding sequence ATGAGTACTCTGACTACCCTTAAGGTCAGCGAGCCAGCCAATGGCGTACTGACTATCACCCTGCACCGCCCTGAAGCCCTTAATGCCCTGAATACCAAACTGCTGGAAGAGCTGGCTGACCTGCTGCAGGAGACTCAGGCAAACCCTGAAGTCGGCGCAGTGGTCATCACCGGCTCCGGCAAAGCCTTTGCTGCCGGCGCCGATGTCCGGGAGATGGCAACACTCGATGCCGTAGGCGTCCTGCGCGACCCCCGTGTTGATCACTGGAAACGCATCACCGCGTTCAAAAAACCTCTGATCGCCGCCGTAAACGGTTTCTGTCTGGGTGGCGGCTGCGAGCTGGCCATGCACGCCGATATCATCATTGCCGGTGAAGAGGCTAAATTCGGCCAGCCGGAGATCAAACTCGGCATCATGCCGGGCGCTGGCGGTACTCAGCGTCTGCTGCGCGCTGTTGGCAAGTCCATGGCGATGCAGATGGTCCTGACCGGCGAGCCGATCTCTGCACAACAGGCGATGGGCTTTGGCCTGATCTCTGAAATCACGATTCCTGAAGCAACCGTTGAGCGCGCCCAGAAGGTCGCCCGACAGATTGCCCGCCATGCCCCCATCGCGGTGGAGATGGCAAAAGATTCCGTTCTAAAAGCATTCGATACTGATCTGGCATCCGGCCTGCTCTATGAGCGCAAGGCGTTCACTCTGCTGGCGGCCACTGAAGACCGCAATGAAGGTATCAACGCTTTTATCGAAAAACGTAAACCCGCTTTCAAAGGATGCTAA
- the paaG gene encoding 2-(1,2-epoxy-1,2-dihydrophenyl)acetyl-CoA isomerase PaaG gives MNFETVSLSIEDGVALLALNRPDRLNSFNADMHEEVRQAIKAIKKDESVRCLVLTGNGRGFCAGQDLSDRNVAADAEMPDLGLSVEKNYNPLVRTLRDLPMPVICAVNGVAAGAGANLALVCDIVVAARSASFIQGFSKIGLVPDSGGTWTLPRLVGTARAKALMLLSEKVSAEQAEAWGMIWKCVDDEALMDEVMGMAKKLAKQPTKGFDLTLRAVNAANTNTLDEQLDLERDLQRLAGRTDDYREGVAAFMEKRAPEFKGK, from the coding sequence ATGAATTTCGAAACTGTCAGCCTGTCAATTGAAGATGGGGTAGCACTGCTGGCCCTGAATCGTCCGGATCGTCTGAACAGCTTTAACGCTGATATGCACGAAGAGGTACGTCAGGCGATTAAAGCGATCAAGAAAGATGAAAGCGTACGCTGTCTGGTACTTACCGGTAATGGCCGCGGTTTTTGTGCCGGCCAGGACCTGAGCGACCGTAATGTCGCAGCCGATGCTGAGATGCCCGATCTGGGCCTCTCCGTTGAGAAGAACTACAACCCGCTGGTACGTACCCTGCGTGATCTGCCGATGCCGGTTATCTGCGCGGTTAATGGCGTAGCCGCCGGTGCCGGTGCCAATCTGGCGCTGGTCTGCGACATTGTGGTTGCCGCACGCTCCGCCAGCTTTATTCAGGGCTTCAGCAAGATCGGTCTGGTACCTGATTCCGGCGGCACCTGGACCCTGCCACGTCTGGTGGGTACTGCCCGTGCCAAAGCGCTGATGCTGCTGAGCGAGAAAGTTTCCGCCGAGCAGGCTGAAGCCTGGGGCATGATCTGGAAGTGCGTTGACGACGAAGCGCTGATGGATGAAGTCATGGGCATGGCGAAGAAGCTCGCCAAGCAGCCAACCAAAGGTTTCGATCTGACACTGCGTGCCGTGAACGCTGCCAATACCAATACGCTGGATGAGCAACTGGATCTGGAACGCGACCTGCAGCGTCTGGCCGGTCGTACTGACGACTACCGTGAAGGTGTAGCTGCCTTTATGGAAAAACGTGCCCCTGAATTTAAAGGTAAGTGA
- the paaH gene encoding 3-hydroxyacyl-CoA dehydrogenase PaaH gives MTNTVSPLDKSAQVAVIGAGTMGAGIAQVAAAYGHPVILFDMNPEAIERGINQIKSGLERQVSRGKMTQEALDALLANITPASEIAALADASLVIEAIIEDLKIKRGLLADLEATCAADAILATNTSSISVTALGAEMQHPERLVGMHFFNPAPVMKLVEIVSGLATSQEIADLTHATATAWGKQAVYTKSTPGFIVNRVARPFYAESLRIFEEGAADIATLDQLLKGAGNFRMGPFELMDLIGHDVNYAVTCSVFDAYYQDPRFLPSLTQKALVECGRLGRKSGHGFYNYAEGAEKPAAAVTTGGNTPEQILVVGDQGVANALVERMEAKGLNVEKQASETESYIKVGSARLCLTDGRFATEVAAQGNANTALFDLALDYATASALAVAFADQCSEEARQDVIGLFAALEIALSVVDDIPGLVVMRTVAMLANEAADAVNQGVCTAADADVAMRGGVNYPQGPLAWADQVGVAHIFTCLSNLQQSYGEDRYRPSALLRRKFFSGATFHG, from the coding sequence ATGACTAATACTGTTTCACCTCTGGACAAAAGCGCTCAGGTTGCGGTGATCGGTGCCGGCACCATGGGTGCAGGTATCGCTCAGGTTGCTGCGGCCTATGGCCACCCGGTTATTCTGTTCGATATGAACCCGGAAGCGATTGAACGCGGCATCAACCAGATTAAATCCGGTCTGGAACGTCAGGTTTCCCGTGGCAAGATGACTCAGGAAGCGCTGGACGCCCTGCTGGCGAATATCACGCCGGCCTCCGAAATCGCTGCGCTGGCCGATGCCAGTCTGGTCATCGAAGCGATCATCGAAGATCTGAAAATCAAGCGCGGTCTGCTGGCCGATCTGGAAGCAACCTGCGCGGCTGATGCGATTCTGGCAACCAACACCTCCTCTATCTCCGTGACAGCACTGGGCGCTGAGATGCAGCACCCGGAGCGTCTGGTCGGTATGCACTTCTTCAACCCGGCTCCGGTGATGAAGCTGGTTGAGATCGTTTCCGGTCTGGCAACGTCTCAGGAGATCGCAGATCTGACTCACGCCACCGCGACTGCCTGGGGCAAACAGGCGGTTTACACCAAGTCCACACCGGGCTTTATCGTAAACCGCGTAGCCCGCCCTTTTTATGCTGAATCTCTGCGTATCTTTGAAGAAGGCGCAGCCGATATTGCTACGCTGGATCAGTTGCTGAAAGGCGCAGGCAACTTCCGCATGGGGCCGTTCGAACTGATGGACCTGATCGGCCACGATGTGAACTACGCCGTGACCTGTTCCGTATTCGACGCTTACTATCAGGACCCGCGCTTCCTGCCTTCACTGACTCAGAAAGCGCTGGTTGAGTGCGGTCGTCTGGGCCGTAAGAGCGGTCACGGCTTCTACAACTACGCTGAGGGTGCCGAGAAACCGGCTGCGGCTGTCACCACTGGCGGAAATACCCCTGAGCAGATTCTGGTCGTCGGTGATCAGGGTGTGGCCAATGCGCTGGTTGAGCGTATGGAAGCAAAAGGCCTGAACGTTGAGAAACAGGCCTCTGAAACTGAATCCTATATCAAAGTAGGCAGCGCCCGCCTCTGCCTGACTGACGGTCGTTTTGCGACCGAAGTCGCAGCTCAGGGTAATGCCAACACCGCACTGTTCGATCTGGCACTGGATTATGCCACGGCCAGCGCGCTGGCTGTCGCCTTTGCCGATCAGTGCAGCGAAGAAGCCAGACAGGACGTCATCGGCCTGTTCGCCGCGCTGGAGATCGCCCTCAGTGTTGTAGACGATATTCCGGGACTGGTGGTGATGCGTACCGTTGCGATGCTGGCTAATGAAGCCGCAGATGCCGTGAATCAGGGCGTCTGCACCGCTGCCGATGCTGACGTTGCCATGCGTGGCGGTGTGAACTACCCACAGGGCCCGCTGGCCTGGGCCGATCAGGTCGGTGTTGCGCACATCTTTACCTGCCTGAGCAACCTGCAGCAAAGCTACGGCGAAGACCGTTACCGCCCTTCCGCGCTGCTGCGTCGTAAATTCTTTTCCGGAGCGACCTTCCATGGCTGA
- the paaI gene encoding hydroxyphenylacetyl-CoA thioesterase PaaI, producing the protein MAEQTNYAEKYDLNDPQQLAEACRDALLADDPLTRELKMEIIKVAPGYAELTMPVQDWMTNGHNTCHGGMIFSLADSAFAFSCNTENYPTVAAGVTIDYISPGHRGDLLTAKASKSHQRGRTGVYDVRVENQKGELIAMFRGRSHRIRGVVIPGTELPEGR; encoded by the coding sequence ATGGCTGAGCAGACCAACTACGCAGAAAAATATGATCTGAATGATCCACAGCAACTGGCTGAAGCCTGCCGCGATGCCCTGCTGGCCGATGATCCGCTCACCCGCGAGCTGAAGATGGAGATCATCAAAGTGGCGCCCGGTTATGCCGAGCTGACCATGCCGGTACAGGACTGGATGACTAACGGTCACAACACCTGTCACGGCGGCATGATCTTCTCACTGGCAGACAGCGCCTTTGCTTTCTCCTGTAACACAGAGAACTACCCGACCGTTGCGGCGGGCGTGACCATCGATTACATCAGCCCGGGCCACAGAGGCGATCTGCTCACCGCGAAGGCGAGTAAATCTCACCAGCGTGGTCGTACCGGCGTTTATGACGTCCGGGTTGAAAATCAGAAAGGCGAACTGATCGCAATGTTCCGCGGTCGTTCACACCGAATTCGTGGTGTCGTTATTCCCGGCACTGAACTACCGGAAGGAAGGTAA
- the pcaF gene encoding 3-oxoadipyl-CoA thiolase: MTDAYICDAIRTPFGRYGGALSPVRADDLGAVPLKALMERNPQVDWASVEDVIYGNANQAGEDNRNVARMATLLAGLPTSVPGTTVNRLCGSGIDAIGMAARAIKAGETELMIAGGCESMSRAPFVMGKAESAFSRNPNGLFDTTIGWRFINKKMKAEYGVDSMPETAENVAEDFNISREDQDLFAFRSQQKTAVAMEKGLFKEEICPVVIPQRKGDPIVVDTDEHPRASTTLEGLAKLKAPFREGGSVTAGNASGVNDGACALLIASKEAAEKNGLTPKARIVGMATAGLEPRIMGFGPAPATKKVLQKTGLTLEQMDVIELNEAFASQGLAVMRDLGLPDDAEHVNPNGGAISLGHPLGASGARLVTTAMYQLHRTGGRYALCTMCIGVGQGIAIIIERV; this comes from the coding sequence ATGACTGATGCATATATCTGCGATGCGATCCGTACCCCGTTTGGCCGTTATGGCGGAGCCCTCTCCCCTGTACGTGCCGATGATCTGGGTGCCGTCCCGCTGAAAGCGCTGATGGAGCGTAACCCTCAGGTTGACTGGGCCAGCGTGGAAGACGTGATCTACGGTAACGCCAATCAGGCCGGTGAAGACAACCGCAACGTGGCGCGCATGGCGACTCTGCTGGCCGGTCTGCCTACCTCCGTACCCGGCACTACCGTTAACCGTCTGTGCGGTTCCGGTATCGATGCGATCGGTATGGCAGCACGGGCGATTAAAGCCGGTGAAACGGAACTGATGATCGCCGGTGGCTGTGAATCCATGTCCCGCGCACCTTTCGTTATGGGTAAAGCGGAATCGGCATTCAGCCGTAACCCGAATGGTCTGTTCGACACCACCATCGGCTGGCGTTTCATCAACAAAAAGATGAAAGCTGAGTACGGCGTAGACTCCATGCCGGAAACCGCTGAAAACGTCGCTGAAGATTTCAATATCTCCCGTGAAGATCAGGATCTGTTCGCGTTCCGCAGCCAGCAGAAAACCGCTGTGGCCATGGAAAAAGGTCTGTTCAAAGAGGAGATCTGCCCGGTTGTGATCCCACAGCGTAAGGGTGATCCGATCGTGGTTGATACCGATGAGCACCCACGTGCGTCCACTACCCTCGAAGGTCTGGCGAAGTTGAAGGCGCCATTCCGCGAAGGGGGTTCGGTGACCGCGGGTAACGCTTCCGGCGTTAACGATGGTGCCTGCGCCCTGCTGATCGCGTCTAAAGAAGCCGCTGAGAAAAATGGCCTGACGCCTAAAGCACGTATCGTTGGTATGGCAACAGCAGGTCTGGAGCCACGCATCATGGGCTTCGGTCCGGCACCGGCTACCAAAAAAGTTCTGCAGAAAACCGGCCTGACGCTGGAGCAGATGGATGTGATTGAGCTGAACGAAGCTTTCGCCTCTCAGGGTCTGGCGGTGATGCGTGATCTGGGTCTGCCGGATGATGCGGAACATGTAAATCCGAATGGCGGCGCCATCTCTCTGGGTCACCCACTGGGTGCCAGCGGCGCGCGTCTGGTCACTACGGCGATGTACCAGTTGCATCGTACCGGCGGTCGTTATGCGCTCTGCACCATGTGTATCGGTGTGGGTCAGGGTATCGCGATCATTATCGAGCGCGTTTAA
- the paaK gene encoding phenylacetate--CoA ligase PaaK → MMNMKVDPNALDPIETASIDEIRALQLSRMKFSLKHAYNNVAAYRTLCDEKGVHPTDLKTLDDLKLFPFTTKQYLRDAYPFDSFAVPMSQVVRIHASSGTTGQPTVVGYTQHDINVWSDVVARSIRAAGGRSTDKVHVSYGYGLFTGGLGAHYGAERLGCAVIPMSGGQTEKQVQLMRDFDPDIIMVTPSYMLNLIDEMERQGLNPQEMALRIGIFGAEPWTAEMRKNIEGRLGIDAVDIYGLSEVMGPGVAMECAETKDGPTIWEDHFYPEIIDPNTGEVLPDGEYGELVFTSLTKEALPVIRYRTRDLTRLLPGTARPMRRIDKITGRSDDMLIIRGVNVFPTQIEEQILKIPALAPHYEIIVTKDGNLDMVQVKVELTPEAQSTDQAPVIKELQHHIKSVVGISTKIDIVPVGALPRSEGKAKRVFDNRPK, encoded by the coding sequence ATGATGAATATGAAAGTGGATCCAAACGCACTCGATCCGATTGAAACGGCCAGTATTGATGAGATCCGTGCCCTGCAGCTGAGCCGCATGAAGTTCAGCCTGAAGCACGCTTACAACAATGTGGCAGCGTACCGCACACTGTGTGATGAAAAGGGTGTTCATCCGACAGACCTGAAAACTCTGGACGATCTGAAACTCTTCCCGTTTACCACTAAACAGTACCTCCGTGACGCTTACCCGTTCGACTCTTTCGCGGTGCCTATGAGCCAGGTCGTGCGTATTCACGCCTCTTCCGGTACCACCGGTCAGCCAACCGTGGTGGGTTACACCCAGCACGATATCAACGTCTGGTCTGACGTGGTGGCGCGTTCTATCCGTGCCGCCGGTGGCCGCAGCACTGATAAGGTTCACGTTTCTTACGGTTACGGCCTGTTTACCGGCGGTCTGGGTGCGCACTACGGTGCTGAGCGTCTGGGTTGTGCAGTGATTCCGATGTCCGGTGGCCAGACCGAGAAACAGGTCCAGCTTATGCGTGACTTCGATCCCGATATCATCATGGTCACCCCGTCCTACATGCTGAACCTGATCGACGAGATGGAACGTCAGGGCCTGAACCCGCAGGAGATGGCGCTGCGTATCGGTATCTTCGGTGCCGAACCATGGACCGCTGAGATGCGTAAAAACATCGAAGGCCGTCTGGGTATCGATGCCGTCGACATCTACGGTCTGTCTGAAGTGATGGGCCCGGGTGTCGCGATGGAGTGTGCCGAAACCAAAGACGGCCCAACCATCTGGGAAGACCACTTCTACCCGGAAATTATCGATCCGAACACCGGCGAAGTACTGCCGGATGGCGAATACGGCGAGCTGGTATTCACCTCGCTGACCAAAGAAGCGCTGCCGGTGATCCGTTACCGCACCCGCGACCTGACCCGTCTGCTGCCGGGCACGGCCCGTCCGATGCGTCGTATCGACAAGATCACCGGTCGTTCCGACGACATGCTGATCATCCGTGGTGTCAACGTATTCCCGACCCAGATCGAAGAACAGATTCTGAAGATTCCGGCGCTGGCGCCCCATTACGAAATCATCGTAACCAAAGACGGCAACCTGGATATGGTGCAGGTGAAGGTGGAACTGACCCCTGAAGCCCAGAGCACCGATCAGGCACCGGTTATCAAGGAACTGCAGCACCATATCAAGTCGGTTGTCGGTATCAGTACCAAGATCGATATCGTACCGGTTGGTGCGCTGCCACGTTCCGAAGGCAAGGCTAAACGAGTATTCGACAACCGCCCTAAGTAA
- the paaA gene encoding 1,2-phenylacetyl-CoA epoxidase subunit PaaA — protein MTPQEEKFWHKIENEEKIEPKDWMPEDYRKNLIRQISQHAHSEIIGMQPEGNWITRAPSLRRKAVLLSKVQDEAGHGLYLYSACETLGISRSEMIEQLQTGKAKYSSIFNYPTLTWADVGAIGWLVDGAAIVNQVSLQRTSYGPYSRGMIRICKEESFHQRQGYEAMLALAKGSPEQKAMAQDALDRFYWPALMMFGPHDSESAHSQKSMQWKIKRETNDDLRQKFVDQTVKQIEVLGLEHPDKNIKWNEERGHYDSSDLNWDEFWSVINGNGHCNRQRIEHHVAAHDEGEWVRDAISAYNEKKRVKKAQNAA, from the coding sequence ATGACACCTCAAGAAGAAAAGTTCTGGCACAAGATCGAAAACGAAGAAAAGATCGAGCCTAAAGACTGGATGCCGGAAGACTACCGCAAGAACCTGATCCGTCAGATCTCCCAGCACGCACACTCCGAAATCATCGGAATGCAGCCGGAAGGCAACTGGATCACCCGCGCGCCGTCCCTGCGTCGTAAGGCCGTTCTGCTGTCTAAAGTGCAGGATGAAGCCGGTCACGGACTGTACCTGTACAGCGCCTGTGAAACTCTGGGTATCTCCCGTTCTGAAATGATCGAGCAACTGCAGACCGGTAAGGCGAAGTACTCCTCAATCTTCAACTACCCGACCCTGACCTGGGCCGACGTAGGCGCAATCGGCTGGCTGGTTGACGGTGCAGCGATTGTAAACCAGGTGTCCCTGCAGCGTACCTCTTACGGCCCATATTCCCGCGGCATGATCCGTATCTGTAAGGAAGAATCCTTCCACCAGCGTCAGGGCTATGAAGCGATGCTGGCACTGGCAAAAGGTTCTCCGGAGCAGAAAGCGATGGCTCAGGATGCACTGGACCGTTTCTACTGGCCTGCACTGATGATGTTCGGCCCGCACGACTCTGAATCGGCACACTCTCAGAAGTCCATGCAGTGGAAGATCAAGCGAGAAACCAACGACGACCTGCGTCAGAAGTTTGTTGACCAGACAGTGAAACAGATCGAAGTGCTGGGTCTTGAGCACCCGGACAAAAACATCAAGTGGAACGAAGAGCGTGGTCACTACGACAGCAGCGACCTGAACTGGGACGAGTTCTGGAGCGTGATCAACGGCAACGGCCACTGCAACCGTCAGCGTATTGAGCACCATGTAGCCGCTCACGACGAAGGCGAATGGGTACGCGATGCAATCTCCGCGTACAACGAGAAGAAACGAGTTAAAAAAGCACAAAATGCGGCGTAA
- the paaB gene encoding 1,2-phenylacetyl-CoA epoxidase subunit PaaB yields the protein MTNITEKLELFEVFVRSKRGLDHKHVGSLHAEDHEQALEYARDCYTRRSEGVSIWVVKSNDICSSQEDDADCFYDPSDDKPYRHATYYVLPDPVNNM from the coding sequence ATGACTAACATTACTGAAAAACTGGAACTGTTCGAAGTATTCGTCCGCTCCAAGCGCGGTCTGGACCACAAACACGTTGGCTCTCTGCACGCAGAAGACCACGAACAGGCACTGGAATATGCCCGTGACTGCTACACCCGTCGTAGCGAAGGCGTGAGCATCTGGGTGGTTAAATCCAACGATATCTGTTCCTCGCAGGAAGACGATGCGGATTGCTTCTACGATCCAAGCGATGACAAACCATACCGTCACGCGACTTACTACGTCCTGCCTGACCCAGTTAACAACATGTAA